CAGCTATTGTGGCGGTGACCATTTTATTGTGGAGGACTTGCTCGATTTTTCCAACGACGATGCCGTTTTTACCGACGGCACGTTCGACTCTTCCCTAGCCCTCGCCCATTCGACTGATTCCTCCACCTTCACGCCCGTCGACAGCTGCACTTCTTCCTTGTTTTCCGTTTGCGAACCCAATATAGGGACTGATATCGGTTGCCGAGGTCTCAACCACGATCAGTTTGCCGGTGACCTACCTCCGCCGGTAATTTCCTCCCCACATGCAATAGTGTGATAGGTTAAAATACTTtctatgtatgtatacatgaaGCGACGATCGAAGTTTTGCTCTTTTTTTCATTATTGTAATTTTAGCTTGGGTtcaaatttcgagaaaataaagCTAGTGAAATCTGGACATTTTACAGTTTTACGTTtttcttttaccattttttttgataaattttcccGGGAACCAAAAATGGATAAAGGCCCATATGCATACCAAATGTAATAGTGACAATGGTATCTTTTTTTTAACAGTACGACGATTTAGCTGAGCTCGAATGGCTGTCGAATTTCGTTGAGGAATCGTTTTCCTGTGAGCACCTGCAAAAGCTCCATCTGATATCCGGGTTGAAAACTCGACCGGACAAATCGTCGGAAACTCGAGAAACCCAAGCCGTTGACGGTGACAGTGACCACAGTAACAGTAACGGCAACCCGATTTTTGACCCGGACATGGCAGTACCGGCCAAGGCGAGGAGAAAAAGGTCCCGGGCTGCCCCGTGTAATTGGGCCTTCCGCCTCCTTGCTCTCAGCCTGACAAGTTCATCTTCTGAACCAGGAACGGATGTTGCTGTCCCGGTTCAACCGCCACTAACGAACCAAACCGGAAAGAAGCCGGCCAAAAAGACCTCGTCGAAGAAAAAAGACGGTGGTGAAGTGGCGACTAACCCAGATGGACGGAAATGCTTGCATTGCGCTACGGATAAGACGCCGCAGTGGCGGACCGGCCCGATGGGTCCGAAAACTTTGTGCAATGCTTGCGGAGTGAGGTATAAATCGGGTCGGCTTGTGCCCGAATACCGACCCGCCGCGAGCCCGACATTTGTGCTGACGAAGCACTCAAATTCTCACCGGAAAGTGCTGGAGCTTCGGCGGCAGAAAGAAATGGTGAGGGCCCAACAGCAACACCGTCATCATCAGAACATGGTTTATGATGCATCCAATGGTGATGATTACTTGATCCACCAATATGTAAGCCCTGATTTTAGGCAGCTGATCTAAGTGGGTGGTGCTAGAGTAGGTTCAATTAACGTTCAggttctttaaaaaatttcccCAGGAGTTAGGTTCTTTGAAAATtctagtttagttttttttttttttccttaggTGTAATTCTTCCAAACTGTTGTTATTTTAGGGAAATTTTTGTAGActctaattttccttttcaatttcttttttcctgACAAATTCCGCAAAGCACTTGAAACCTATGTTTTTTGTTTTCAGAACTTGAATTCTTAGATTAATGAATATTTTGCATGAATTTCTATAATGGTCAACTTGTAGTTTTCATCCCTGTACGAGATTCAACTTGAGGATTTAGTTTGTATAATATGGGATGATTTGATCTCCTACTATTAGAAAGGTTATgcctcaaaatttaaattaaatgtgatattatgcttattaaaataattgtcatttaaaattttaggtaaatCTCATTTTTGGAAGAAACTTAAGAACCAAATTTGTTTGTGTGTTTTAAAAGgtgaaaatatgattattaagTAACCTCATAATATgaatgataattaaaaatatgaaattaaaatcataatttgacgGTTTTCGTAGTTCATATGCAAAAGAAACATACTTGAAGATCCCATCCCCACCGGGGAAGCTAAATGCAAACCTTTTTCAAGGGCTAGTTGTAAAGGGGTTTAGGTCAAATTTTGAAAGGGAAATTACTGGCCCTAAAGGACAAAGTTGATGTTTTTAAGGTAAATCtgcaaaccccaaaccccaagtGCACCAGCTTTTTAGTAAATGAGGAAATCATGGAGTGGGAGATGATTATTTAAGTGAAAGATGAAGCTATCAACATAAATTTTAGTGCAAAAGAAATGGAGGGGTAGCTTTTACATGCAGTAGAGAATGTTGGTAGTTCAAGTTAAATGTAGATTCCTTAACATTGTTTTCTGCCTTGTACTTGAATCCCCTTTTTGCCCGtatcttttccttttcccaCCCTTGCTTTGCAACACTTGAGACTTCAAAGCAAAATGAAGAaacaaagttttcaatttaattatttattttacaagaCTAATGTCATCAAATATTCGCAAATtgtgatttaaattttagattaatctcaaatttcaaaacattctaAATGAGTAATCAAAGTATCATATCATATTAATCAAGTCCTTCAATTAGTACAATTGTTAGCTTGAGTGTTAAATACTGAACATATTTTATGTACATGCATACCTAGTTACCTACAGTATAAACAACTTGGATATGTCATGTTAAATTAGtatcattaaaatttaggagGATAGTCACAAATCACGAAAGGATTAATCATCACAGATTGTATAGCGATCATgggcaaatctataaatattttagggaatgaaattaaataacaaatttttgagggattaaaacataattttataatgtactaatttattatttcatcatttttaaaggGATTAAACACAATTGACTTCATCTTAGAAGgtccaaagtacaattttatcattaattaattttatcattaattaatttataaagacTTAAATAGCAATTTTTCATTTGAAGGGACTAAGGTCTGCGCCTGTCTTGCTTCGATTCATCCCTTTTAATGGACATAGAGGATCCCTTGACTccacaaaataaatttagagaGAAAAAGATATAGGAGGGTTGTTAGCTTGATGAtagtttacatattttaaatatgctcaATGTTAATGTCAGATTTAAGCTCACATTTAATGCTCAAGCGGATAACTATATTGATGgaagaatataataaatataatattttgaagactcaattagaattttttaaaatttgagatcataatttaaagaattatgaTTGAATTAACCCTTATTCTATGAATTAATAAACATTTATATAGAATAATGGTAAAATAGACACGAAATTGTTAAAGGGGAAATTCACgaacccaaaaaaaattaatctttataaaaattgaaaaaccttCCTTAAAAAGATCCATTGGGATCCAAGAGATTGTAGgtgggatatatatatatatatatgcacgaTGGTAGGCAATGCTGATCCCATAGACCAAAATCTTCCCAATTTCAAccattattaattaaacaaatactCTCAACACTTCAATCATTTGTTCTCCAAACCAATGGTTTAATTTACCTTTTGTCTTAAAACAAACCAGCTCTGgtaatatatatagatttatatGTTTTACACTGCAAACTTAGTGTGAAAAGAAGCAAAGTTTGCGGTGGTCACATGACTCTTTCTCATTACATTACAGCGCTTAAATGTTATGCTTTACCACATTtcaataagaatatttaatttttttactttctttttctaaaGATTAAACACCCGATTGTTTGACAATTCTTATGTACAAGTTTCCATTCGATAAGTTTCACTGCGGAACCCTATTAGTCATGAGTCGCAGGAATTGTTTGCTGTGACAGTAAACTCCATTGTTTTTTGTAATATCTTTTTTACTACTAGAAAAAGGTTACCAAatacattttcttaataaaattactagaaatattattttagacaTAGGAACAAATAATAATGGTGCTGTGTGATATACCATAATGtgatatacatattaatatggGTTTCCATGCATAGTGGTTTCTTTTTGTTCCCATGTTCAGTTGTAAAGAAGCTGTCCCATTTTCACAACCACTTCAGCTTTACATGACTTGGCAATTGTCAGCACCCTTTTTCTTTAAGATATTAAGCTTACATGGAAACCGATGACTTTACCTTTGGAGtaattatgtttatttgggATGCGGGAGATTTTGGATTCGAGTTCTTACGGTCAAATCAAATTGGGTTGAGTGCAGATGGTCGGGCTTGCAAGTTTGAGTTAGAATTTACAGGTTTTGAGGATTTTTCCATTCTCCAAAATGAGCACGGTTGGTTAATTGGAATCAGGCAGGAAAGACTAAGGATAACCAGACAAGGGACGGTTCCATCATGCAAATTGCTTACACTAATATGGATAAAAGTATCGTATAAAAGTGTTTTGTATTAAGAGTCTGATTGCATTTGgtctcttttatttaaaaaattagataaattagttcttatatgttaaatcaaagagtAGATTGatcttctgttaaaaattttatcaatttttattgttgaaaattgGTCTCTATACGTCAGCATGagatataaaatgatatgtCACGTGTTACTATCTTATTATTCTATCAACTATGCCAACCGTACaaatggatgaatattttaacagaaatgaccaatttattATATGGTTTAACATATAAAGATTAATGTgcctattttttaagtaaaaggaaATAAGTATAATCTAATTCCTAGTAGAACAGCATTCATTATAATTTCACCCACTAATATCCTATTTGATGGGCTTATTGCACTGTGTTTGAACATGCACGGTGATGGAATCACATGATTGTCTGTAGGAAATGGTCtacaagagaaaataaaaaaagaaaagaaggtagAAAGGGAGGGTGTTGGAGAGGCTCCACATGCAGATGTTTTGATAGAGGTGGAGGCATGCATATAGACAAAGGCAAGTTTGAAACAAAATGGGAGACATGCATGGGGACATCATATCTAATCCTTCTCTTGTTGTTGCTTAGGAATATAATTTAATGCAAAGTagtaatcaaattaattatcattgctttctttgaatataaaatttgggAAGACTTACCTTTccatttttaaaaagttgaatGAGCCCAAACCCAAATTctcaatttgaaaatatttgaattcCACCTATTTAAATTGGAtacctaaaaaaatataaattttaaaaattaaacttaaaaaacccAAACTAAAAAATTCGAACTAACACTtgaataaaaattcaatcccaaatttaatattaaaataattttaatctattttaataaattaattatgtattttatatataataaaataataaattttgaggaAGTGAGATTGCTAGAGTTGCACATAAACACAAAAGCTCTATGTTACTTGTTTTCGTTCTTcgtctttaatttttttctcatgcATTTCATTTGCATTATTTTAGCTTCTAGTTCTTGCGACATAAATTTACATCGgatcattcttttttttttctctttgatttttatcattaaattttattcctattgttttaatttctaaatgAGTAGcttaaatttaaccaaaaaaatattgaagtgcttgaaataaataagaatattatgaaaatttataaaaaattcattaattcaaatGAATGGGtttaacaatatataatattttatacatgttatattattttatattatttgaaaaatgcataaatttttaaaatatatatattataattaatacatGCATTGCATGATATAAGAAACTAGTGTATTTTATTACAAGGTTCTCTTTATAAATGATAAGTTTTTAATGTGTTAACACTTTAAAAAGTTGACATGTCACCATGAAAGAAGTTAAGCATTTGAGAAGGGGAAATTTGCAACAAAAAGTCCTCCGccttttgtttataaattttaatggtgttCTACAAggtatattttcataataagtCTTTTCAGTTTAGACTTGCTTATAGGGTGGGCCACTCGGCCCGGCCTGAAAAATGGGAGTATTTTCAGTTTAGACTTGCTTATAGGGTGGGCCACTCGGTCCGGCCTGAAAAATGGGagtatttaagtaaaaatataggcctgaataatgggtttggacaaaaaaataaagcctGTTTAGAAAACAGGCCAAGCCACGGGTAAGACTTTTTTTACCTGAGCCCGGCCTAGTCCGAATACGTtctttttacccttttttttactgatttttttgctactttcttgttgtttttttcactattttgttacaatttcaatattatgtccctactattttgttgttattgtataactcttgttttattatttattttgttactattttagatgcatttgcttattaagttgcacctatcttagtgttatttaagtacacataattttttttaaatttattgggaaacatttattttaatatttttagtatttttgatgtattatatatatatttttaaaattatataaaaaattaatacaggcGGGTTGGGCccgagttttaacatttttttccaGATCGAGCTTAggcaaaaatttaggcccattttttgagcCGGGCCCGAACAAAACAaacgagcctaaaattttggttgggtCCGGCTTGGCTCATGAGCACTTCTATTCTAGTTTGCTTATATGAAATAATTCAACTTATATTTTGACATAATAACTCactgtaaattttaaaattatttgaaaaaggtttttttttctttttaagttcatcattattttttaaaagtaacatacaccattaaaattgaaatagatatttaaaaatacaaattataataaattatttagcggtcacaatatttaaatttaattagtaaccTACCTTCActaattaatagttaaaattaagttagaaaCCATATAAAAGTAGAATTTGCtgctattataatatttatattttaacaatatatttAAACGGCATTACCGACTTTGGAAGCCTAACCGTTAAAGTTGAAAATAACTCATCAAACCTAAAATGACATCaagttataaaagaaaaataattaaatttttttgtaaaaaaaatggatttttgcTACACCAGAAATTGTGTACCGATACCTCGAAACATcgtattttgactttttctcttaaaaaatataagcatTTTGATATTAAAAACTACATAATTACTGATATTTCTagtattgaaaattgaaaacatttgaaTTTCCCCGCATCAAATTTAAAGTCAACCTAAAAGATAACAAAATGAAGCAAGGAAAAAAATGGAACTCcggtgttttatttttatttccatctACCCCGTTATAcatgaaaataaaggaaagaaaatgcCTTTTATATATGGGAAATGCGGATGGGTTATTTTCAACAAAACCTGtcaatgtttttaatttattttataaagggcttttgtctttttaattttctcatttagtccccataatttaaaatattttaattttagaaatatgataatattgttaactatgttaatccttataatttttatattacttaGGAAAAggaatttatcttatttaatttccatttttgaaCAATTATTTTCCATGTgagttatatttattaatataaaataattgcaATTTATGGTGAGTTGTCGTCTTGTTTGTCGAGAGGCTGAAGAATCGGTACAACATGTGTTTAGTGAGTGCCCTTTCACGTGTCAAATCTTGCAAAAGTTGAATGTGTTGTTCTTATCCTCCAACAGAGAAGGTGATTGGAAAATATGGTTAGCTAAAGAGTTTATTCATAGAAATCAGGATACATGTAAATTGTGGGTGATTACTTTTTGGGCATTATGGCATGGTCGCAACAATATCTATCATGAAGGAGTTCATCAAAATGTGTACGGGGTACTAGTATTTATTAGAGCCTATATGGAAGAACTGGATAATTTGGATATGGTAAGACCAGTCTGTTAGGGACCGAATTTTTACACATGGGAACCGCCGTCAGGAGATGTCATGAAAGCAAACTTTGATGCCACATTTTATCAAGGTACAAAAAGTGCAACAACTGGAATTCTAGTTAGAAACAATAAGGGATTTGTGATGGCAACATGCACTTACCCATTTGAGCACGTTGCAAACTCAACAACGGAAGAAGCAATGGCTTGTTTGCGAGCCCTAATCTTTATGGAGGAGCTTGGGTTTTGAGAGATTATGGTGGAGGGGGATGCGCTGACGATTATCAAAAAGATAAACTCTCTTGAGGAAGAGATGTCAAGATATCTATCTCATTTGAGTTTAGAAAT
This genomic stretch from Gossypium raimondii isolate GPD5lz chromosome 6, ASM2569854v1, whole genome shotgun sequence harbors:
- the LOC105771491 gene encoding GATA transcription factor 12 codes for the protein MEFIQESSYCGGDHFIVEDLLDFSNDDAVFTDGTFDSSLALAHSTDSSTFTPVDSCTSSLFSVCEPNIGTDIGCRGLNHDQFAGDLPPPYDDLAELEWLSNFVEESFSCEHLQKLHLISGLKTRPDKSSETRETQAVDGDSDHSNSNGNPIFDPDMAVPAKARRKRSRAAPCNWAFRLLALSLTSSSSEPGTDVAVPVQPPLTNQTGKKPAKKTSSKKKDGGEVATNPDGRKCLHCATDKTPQWRTGPMGPKTLCNACGVRYKSGRLVPEYRPAASPTFVLTKHSNSHRKVLELRRQKEMVRAQQQHRHHQNMVYDASNGDDYLIHQYVSPDFRQLI